In the genome of Cercospora beticola chromosome 2, complete sequence, one region contains:
- a CDS encoding uncharacterized protein (BUSCO:EOG09262YAU), whose protein sequence is MATDGSKFPAKRCGVLGATGSVGQRFILLLALHPHFKLTAVGASPRSAGKQYKDAVKWKQATPMSKQLGELVVKNCTPEEFKDEVDIVFSGLDSDVAEDTEMAFLKANIPTFSNAKNYRRNPIVPLVVPTVNLPHLNLIPHQRQHFSLEKGFLVCNSNCAVIGIVIPFAALQACFGEINTVSVVTMQAVSGAGYPGVSSMDIIDNVVPFISGEEDKLETEARKILGGINEGNTEFVEQSELRISAACNRVPVLDGHMACVSLKFAKQPPPSVQEVKAALREYVSDAQKLGCPSAPTNAIALFDDDQPDRPQPRLDRELDRGYAVSVGRVREDESGIFDIKFVALSHNTVIGAAGSSILNAEAAVLKGYV, encoded by the exons ATGGCCACCGACGGATCCAAATTCCCAGCCAAACGGTGTG GTGTCTTGGGCGCAACGGGTAGTGTAGGACAGCGATTCATCCTTCTACTCGCCCTCCATCCTCACTTCAAGCTCACCGCCGTTGGAGCCTCTCCGCGATCGGCGGGCAAGCAGTACAAAGATGCTGTCAAGTGGAAGCAGGCCACACCAATGTCTAAGCAGTTGGGCGAGCTGGTGGTGAAGAATTGCACGCCAGAGGAGTTCAAGGATGAGGTCGATATCGTCTTCTCCGGTCTGGACAGCGATGTCGCAGAAGATACAG AAATGGCCTTCCTCAAGGCCAACATTCCCACATTCTCCAACGCCAAAAACTACCGCCGCAACCCAATCGTGCCTCTCGTCGTCCCTACGGTTAATCTCCCACATCTCAACCTCATTCCCCACCAACGACAACATTTCTCCCTCGAGAAGGGCTTCTTGGTCTGCAACTCCAACTGCGCCGTGATCGGCATCGTGATTCCTTTCGCAGCCCTCCAAGCCTGCTTTGGTGAGATCAACACTGTCTCCGTCGTCACAATGCAAGCAGTTTCTGGAGCAGGATACCCAGGTGTCAGCAGCATGGACATCATTGACAACGTGGTCCCCTTCAtcagcggcgaagaagacaagTTGGAAACAGAAGCGAGAAAGATTCTGGGAGGCATAAACGAGGGGAACACCGAATTTGTGGAACAAAGCGAGCTTCGCATATCCGCAGCATGCAACCGTGTCCCTGTGCTGGATGGACACATGGCTTGTGTTTCGCTCAAGTTCGCGAAGCAACCTCCTCCGAGCGTGCAGGAGGTCAAGGCTGCTCTGAGAGAGTACGTCTCCGACGCACAGAAATTGGGCTGCCCTTCTGCACCAACGAATGCCATTGCTCTATTTGACGATGATCAGCCGGATCGTCCTCAGCCACGATTGGATCGTGAGTTGGACCGCGGATATGCTGTTTCAGTAGGCAGAGTGCGCGAGGATGAGAGCGGGATATTCGATATCAAGTTTGTGGCTCTGTCGCACAACACGGTCATTGGTGCGGCGGGAAGCTCTATTCTGAACGCTGAGGCGGCGGTTCTGAAGGGGTATGTATAG
- a CDS encoding uncharacterized protein (MEROPS:MER0003110), whose product MRAPLVLTKCLLTFGIHANLATSLVVRQGDVKLLPLILNETADSLQQVGKEAADGEKHFIEQLLQNVTPQASTFNNTIAAYWQNRNALSQRTAKIYLYANIGDYPDLTGPSRAARDTYEDALDNTFTNEQFYELVHAVYIQYFDPAGAPSDKKQWPADLDEEDIKMLRITWHSFVDNGLNLKPEEQDRLKAISDSADQVESAFMDALGNITTGPPLYFTRKELPGVPDELIAKLAKDNGQDGNRYAVSIDDLDIVSQCNNATTRQVVWLRGNRLVPENIDRLKQTIALRAEQANLLGYPSYAAYALQDTLIANPENVRSFIDQIDAKLQPLNREQYIGILKGLKKEEEGTDEFLFEWDQDYYESKAKAAGMKKRQSKEPNSSEYYEAIETISRMLEVLGPVFHFRFEKLSAVTTVPGHSAKDVVWNPSVQLYAVYDTDDNSPVGHLYVDPYHRDSDDALASTAYTISTGSSFVKSDGTRNPISVVVKYYFDAPNGDQPTLLDSDQLHLLFRLFGSVLSSFSGKVKYNALSAVSSAIPSDFSNVIQSTLEGWSNDPQTLERISEHWSYVSPEAQQAWQKANPNQPQPPKQIPQNSPAGSTDSNPRGLSNGHNVWFALYSASLSAWDQYLYGQSHPVDTTSLDFVREFKRISKQYRKLDHIGDTGVTDTSKWDYPFTYDSHNMQTPGSVYDYSLSWLYAADLFSRFQEDPFSTSIGGQFRTLLLVPGASEDYEAQIETFLGRKLDFGKYLGTLGRNMHETNILGPDPRYRLSTLELALLLLYLAEDPILPDEINESAAPVSAPDVLGNFDHRPDASIVDADAILHALVVVPRIIGSIWIVLIAPRFEVLSNSCRASTFQYLLVLNDCDLQLVEYIQAVAELQVIPDEMPVSVQEDLPIRVVVVCTAIDYRSPVVFVVFFHPSLDLICFVRGAATTWSAGAFVPDRGTSHTTTRQHVGYRVLARVLDTHSEKRDWSKGGAGAIHLLSQLADSLAQDVRPDAGEPYTSIDLEMPDDSLQDRVVLVTGGASGIGFATAKRLLERGALVYLTDINEEALEQAASTLNDPERVCAHRVDVTKRDAVKAAIVSAKEHFGRLDAIGSIAGTGGRRLGHDFIWETTSDEYDFNFDINVRGTFNILSEALAPGVGFEKGAVFAASKHAMTGLVKSAAKEVGKRGIRVNAVLPGVIDTPMHQRNLDSGFPDPGPDAPLSRVGKAEEVAEVIVFLLSDEASFVTGSLCSVDGAVGSVLGWLLARTAPYRVSVVCKSNFAHVQEHGFRLRTTTWGDGLFTPHRVFEAGSALQRPSGAGYAYIILANKIKTEQSRSQMVHDLQHITTPNTILVSTQNGLGNEAALRDAFPSNVIISMVCNLVCCQLSPGVIEQRTSIKPHAFHVGVYGRISQSDFTADESKAVESLLACDKQFVAVDNALLEKWQKAVFNNAWNSMTALTGVDTHELFESPAALELVRHLAEEARQIGIASGVELGGMVPDKVIEIARSCDPIVTSMLYDARRGRALELAPITGFLVAQAARVGIPAPYTTDVYRQLKQMNASLRA is encoded by the exons ATGCGTGCACCACTCGTGTTGACCAAGTGCCTCTTGACCTTCGGCATTCATGCCAATCTTGCCACGTCGCTCGTCGTTCGCCAGGGCGATGTCAAGCTGCTCCCGCTCATCCTCAACGAGACCGCCGATTCGCTGCAGCAAGTGGGCAAAGAAGCAGCCGATGGCGAGAAACACTTCATCGAGCAACTCCTCCAGAACGTGACGCCCCAAGCCTCCACCTTCAACAATACCATTGCAGCATACTGGCAGAACCGCAATGCCCTATCCCAACGCACGGCAAAGATTTATCTTTACGCTAATATTGGAGATTATCCCGACTTGACTGGCCCCAGCCGCGCGGCCCGTGATACATATGAGGATGCTCTCGACAACACCTTCACGAATGAGCAGTTCTATGAGCTCGTTCATGCCGTCTATATTCAGTACTTTGACCCTGCAGGAGCTCCGAGCGACAAGAAACAATGGCCTGCGGATCTGGATGAAGAGGATATAAAAATGCTGCGTATCACCTGGCACTCCTTTGTGGACAATGGGCTAAATTTGAAGCCCGAAGAGCAGGACCGTTTGAAGGCAATCAGCGACTCCGCGGATCAAGTGGAAAGTGCTTTCATGGACGCCTTGGGCAACATCACAACTGGTCCTCCGTTGTACTTCACTCGAAAAGAGCTGCCAGGCGTGCCCGACGAGCTTATCGCCAAGCTGGCCAAAGATAATGGGCAAGACGGCAACAGATACGCAGTCAGcatcgacgacctcgataTCGTTAGCCAATGTAACAACGCAACCACTCGGCAGGTCGTGTGGCTGCGAGGCAATCGTCTCGTTCCGGAAAACATCGACCGCCTGAAGCAGACGATAGCATTACGTGCGGAACAGGCCAACCTGCTCGGCTACCCCTCCTACGCGGCTTACGCTCTGCAGGATACTTTGATAGCGAACCCGGAGAATGTTCGATCCTTTATTGATCAAATTGATGCCAAGCTCCAGCCTCTGAATCGAGAACAATACATCGGAATTTTGAAGGGGctcaagaaagaagaggagggcACTGATGAGTTTTTGTTCGAGTGGGACCAGGATTATTACGAATCTAAGGCTAAAGCTGCTGGAATGAAAAAGCGACAGAGTAAAGAACCGAATT CCTCCGAGTACTACGAAGCCATTGAAACTATCAGTCGGATGCTTGAAGTGTTGGGCCCAGTCTTCCATTTCCGTTTCGAAAAGCTGAGTGCCGTCACTACCGTGCCAGGCCACTCAGCCAAGGATGTTGTTTGGAATCCCAGTGTTCAGCTATATGCTGTCTACGATACCGACGACAACAGCCCGGTGGGACATCTCTACGTCGATCCTTACCATCGCGACAGTGACGACGCGCTGGCATCCACAGCATACACCATTAGCACAGGATCCAGTTTCGTCAAGTCCGATGGAACTCGAAATCCCATCTCGGTTGTTGTCAAATACTACTTTGATGCACCAAATGGGGACCAACCGACCCTGCTGGATTCCGATCAG CTCCACCTCTTATTCCGCTTGTTTGGTTCAGTGctttcttccttctccgGAAAGGTCAAATACAACGCCTTGAGTGCCGTTTCGTCCGCAATTCCCAGCGACTTTTCGAACGTCATTCAATCCACGCTGGAAGGCTGGT CAAATGATCCCCAAACGCTAGAACGCATCAGTGAGCACTGGTCCTACGTATCTCCAGAAGCCCAACAAGCATGGCAAAAAGCGAATCCAAACCAGCCACAACCACCGAAGCAGATACCGCAGAACTCTCCGGCTGGAAGCACGGACTCGAACCCCAGAGGCTTGTCAAACGGGCACAATGTATGGTTCGCACTGTACTCAGCGTCGCTCTCGGCCTGGGACCAATATCTGTACGGACAAAGCCACCCCGTCGATACCACCTCTCTGGACTTCGTCCGCGAATTCAAACGGATTAGCAAGCAGTACCGCAAATTGGACCACATCGGCGACACGGGAGTGACAGACACATCGAAATGGGACTACCCTTTCACATACGACTCGCACAACATGCAAACGCCTGGCAGCGTCTACgattactccttaagctggTTGTACGCAGCGGATCTATTTTCGCGATTCCAAGAAGACCCATTCAGCACGTCGATTGGTGGCCAGTTTCGAACTCTGCTACTCGTTCCTGGGGCATCGGAAGACTATGAGGCACAGATCGAGACGTTTTTGGGCCGGAAATTGGATTTTGGAAAGTATCTTGGTACCTTGGGG AGAAACATGCATGAAACCAACATCCTTGGCCCTGATCCCCGCTATCGGCTCTCTACCCTCGAactcgccctcctcctcctctaccTTGCTGAAGACCCAATTCTTCCAGACGAGATCAACGAATCCGCCGCCCCTGTCTCTGCCCCTGACGTACTGGGCAACTTTGACCACAGACCTGACGCAAGCATCGTCGACGCGGATGCAATACTTCACGCGCTGGTTGTTGTACCAAGGATCATTGGATCTATCTGGATAGTGCTCATCGCTCCACGCTTTGAAGTGCTCTCTAACAGCTGCAGGGCTAGCACCTTCCAATATCTGCTTGTCCTCAATGACTGTGATCTCCAATTGGTCGAATACATCCAAGCCGTTGCAGAGCTCCAAGTCATACCGGATGAAATGCCTGTATCTGTCCAGGAAGACTTGCCAATCCGAGTCGTTGTTGTATGTACAGCGATAGATTACAGGTCCCCAGTTGTCTTCGTGGTCTTCTTTCATCCATCTCTCGATTTGATCTGCTTTGTTCGAGGAGCGGCTACGACCTGGAGTGCGGGTGCTTTCGTCCCGGATCGGGGCACGAGCCACACGACGACTAGGCAACATGTCGGATATCGAGTGTTGGCTCGAGTTCTTG ATACACATTCGGAAAAACGAGACTGGAGCAAAGGGGGAGCAGGAGCGATACATTTGCTGAGTCAGCTCGCGGATTCCTTGGC GCAAGATGTCCGTCCTGATGCTGGAGAGCCCTATACATCAATCGACCTCGAAATGCCGGATGATTCGCTGCAAGACCGCGTTGTGCTCGTGACAGGCGGCGCCTCTGGCATTGGCTTTGCAACGGCAAAACGTCTTCTCGAGCGTGGAGCCCTCGTGTACCTCACCGATATCAACGAAGAAGCGTTAGAGCAAGCTGCCAGCACTCTCAACGATCCGGAGCGGGTTTGTGCTCACCGTGTCGACGTCACCAAGCGAGACGCAGTCAAAGCCGCCATTGTCTCAGCGAAAGAACACTTCGGCAGACTGGACGCCATTGGAAGCATTGCTGGAACTGGTGGACGCCGTCTTGGACACGACTTCATCTGGGAGACTACATCCGACGAGTACGACTTCAACTTCGACATCAACGTCCGAGGCACATTCAACATACTCTCAGAGGCGTTGGCACCGGGGGTT GGTTTTGAAAAGGGTGCGGTATTCGCTGCCTCTAAGCATGCAATGACCGGCCTCGTGAAGAGTGCAGCGAAAGAAGTTGGCAAGCGTGGGATTAGGGTGAACGCGGTATTGCC TGGTGTCATCGACACTCCTATGCATCAGCGAAATTTGGACAGCGGATTTCCGGATCCTGGTCCAGATGCCCCTTTGTCAAGGGTAGGCAAAGCGGAAGAGGTGGCAGAAGTCATTGTTTTCCTTTTGAGCGATGAAGCCTCATTCGTGACCGGCTCGCTTTGTAGCGTTGATGGCG CCGTGGGCTCCGTTCTGGGCTGGCTGTTGGCCCGCACGGCACCATACCGCGTCTCGGTCGTCTGCAAGTCCAATTTCGCCCACGTCCAGGAGCACGGTTTCCGCCTGCGGACCACCACCTGGGGCGACGGCCTCTTCACGCCCCATCGCGTGTTCGAGGCAGGCTCCGCATTGCAACGTCCATCCGGCGCGGGCTATGCGtacatcatcctcgccaacaaGATCAAGACCGAGCAGAGTCGCTCGCAGATGGTGCACGACCTCCAGCACATCACCACCCCCAACACCATCCTAGTGTCGACTCAAAATGGCCTGGGCAACGAAGCGGCCTTGCGTGACGCCTTTCCGTCGAATGTCATAATATCCATGGTCTGTAATCTGGTCTGCTGTCAATTGTCCCCCGGCGTCATCGAACAACGCACATCGATCAAACCGCACGCATTCCACGTCGGCGTGTACGGCAGAATCTCCCAGAGCGACTTCACCGCCGACGAATCCAAAGCCGTCGAATCCCTGCTCGCTTGTGACAAGCAATTCGTTGCCGTAGATAATGCCTTGCTGGAAAAGTGGCAAAAGGCCGTCTTCAACAACGCCTGGAATTCCATGACCGCACTTACCGGAGTCGACACTCACGAGCTCTTCGAATCCCCCGCTGCCCTCGAGCTGGTCCGCCACCTCGCCGAGGAAGCACGTCAAATAGGGATTGCGAGTGGTGTCGAGCTGGGCGGTATGGTTCCAGACAAGGTGATTGAGATCGCGCGGTCATGCGACCCCATCGTGACTTCCATGCTGTACGATgcccgacgaggacgagcatTAGAGTTGGCTCCGATCACTG GTTTTTTGGTCGCCCAGGCTGCTCGCGTGGGAATTCCGGCACCGTACACAACGGACGTCTACCGACAGCTCAAACAGATGAATGCTTCGTTACGGGCGTGA